Within the Terriglobia bacterium genome, the region TCAGGGTTGCGCACTCCTACGCATACGGTGGCGCTGTTATCCAGGACCTAGGCTATTACCCATTCGGCAGCAGGGAGTTTAGCGACCTGGTGCATTACGTTCGCAGTGGAGACTTTGTTCGCGAGTTGCTGATCGAGAGCCAGGATGTCAATGAGTATGCCTTCGCGCTAGGTGCACTCTCACACTATGCGTCGGACATTGCCGGCCATCCGGCTGTAAACCAAGCCGTTGGCATCGAGTATCCGAAACTTCGAGCGAAGTTTGGTCAATGGGTTCGCTATGCCCAGGACAGGACAGCGCATTTGAAAACGGAGTTCGGCTTCGACACGGTGCAGGTTGCCAAGAATCGCTACGCTTCGCAGCAATACCACGACTTCATTGGATTTCAAGTTTCCAAATCCCTACTCGAACGGGTGTTTCCCGTCGTCTACGGAGTTGATCTGAAGGACGTGCTCACACACGAGGATATGGCAATCGGTTCGTATCGTTTCGCGATTAGCCGAATGATTCCACGAATGACCCAGGTTGCCCTGCAAACCCACAAGAAAGAACTGATGCGCGAGACGCCGAATTTCGCGAAAAAGAAGTTCCTGTATCGTCTTTCTCGCTCTGATTATGAACGGGAGTGGGGAAAAGACTACGTGAAGCCGGGCTGCGGCACCCGCATACTGTCGACACTTCTGCGATTCATGCCGAAGATTGGTCCATTCAAAGGGTTGGCATTCAATAACCCAACCCCCAAGACGGAGGATCTGTACATCAAGAGCATCAATACTACGGTTGATCAGTATCGGGCCCTTCTTGTTGCGGAGCGGAATGGCGCCCTCGTTCTACCCAATTACGATTTTGATAGTGGGCAACCAACCAAGGCAGCGGAATACTCGCTCGCAGACGACACCTACGCAAAGCTGCTGATGCGCTTGGCAGAACGGAAGTTCGATGGGACGTCACCGGAGCTGCGCGATAACATT harbors:
- a CDS encoding zinc dependent phospholipase C family protein, which translates into the protein MHPLAMSSVANTKGWRLLSAHIAALLLLVLMFSGGLSAYSVLTHEQVVDLLWADEILPLLLKKYPGLTDEQVRVAHSYAYGGAVIQDLGYYPFGSREFSDLVHYVRSGDFVRELLIESQDVNEYAFALGALSHYASDIAGHPAVNQAVGIEYPKLRAKFGQWVRYAQDRTAHLKTEFGFDTVQVAKNRYASQQYHDFIGFQVSKSLLERVFPVVYGVDLKDVLTHEDMAIGSYRFAISRMIPRMTQVALQTHKKELMRETPNFAKKKFLYRLSRSDYEREWGKDYVKPGCGTRILSTLLRFMPKIGPFKGLAFNNPTPKTEDLYIKSINTTVDQYRALLVAERNGALVLPNYDFDSGQPTKAAEYSLADDTYAKLLMRLAERKFDGTSPELRDNILRFYADLTLPFETKKDKVRWQSVLVALDQLKAVSATPTVAGNPTQ